The Leptolyngbya sp. CCY15150 genome contains a region encoding:
- the fmt gene encoding methionyl-tRNA formyltransferase: MKIVFFGTPDFAVPSLARLLQHPDLQVCGVVTQPDKRRGRGKSLSPSAVKALAVEHQLPVWQPRRLKKDPQTLGELAALNADAFVVVAYGQLLSPQILAMPRLGCINGHGSLLPHYRGAAPIQWSLVQGEVKTGITTMQMDVGMDTGAMLLKATTPIHWWDTAATVGDRLSHLTADLLIETLLGLDAGTLEAIAQDDDQATYAPLIQKTDYDLDWSKSAIALHNQIRGFFPNCVTEFRDQPLKILRTIPIPLPSDDMPDEFAGLPSQLASLDIAAASQTSQLGDIVAILKKTGPIVQTGAGWLLLYQVQPAGKKPQSGWDFANGSRVMLGDRCLSRDLTKD, from the coding sequence ATGAAGATCGTGTTTTTTGGTACGCCTGACTTTGCCGTGCCTAGCCTAGCGCGCCTCCTGCAGCATCCCGACCTGCAAGTTTGTGGCGTTGTCACCCAGCCTGATAAGCGTCGAGGGCGCGGCAAGAGCCTCTCTCCCTCTGCCGTCAAAGCCTTGGCGGTGGAGCATCAGCTTCCGGTTTGGCAACCCCGCCGCCTCAAAAAAGATCCCCAAACCCTAGGTGAGCTAGCGGCTCTCAACGCCGATGCTTTTGTAGTGGTGGCCTATGGGCAACTGCTATCGCCGCAGATCCTAGCCATGCCGCGACTGGGATGCATCAATGGGCATGGTTCCCTCCTGCCCCACTACCGAGGGGCTGCACCTATCCAGTGGAGTTTGGTGCAGGGAGAGGTGAAAACTGGCATCACCACCATGCAGATGGATGTGGGGATGGATACGGGCGCTATGTTGCTGAAAGCTACCACGCCCATTCATTGGTGGGATACGGCGGCGACGGTGGGCGATCGCCTGTCCCACCTAACGGCTGATCTGCTGATCGAGACGCTACTGGGGCTAGATGCCGGTACTCTGGAGGCGATCGCCCAGGATGATGACCAAGCCACCTATGCACCGCTAATTCAAAAAACTGACTACGACCTAGACTGGTCTAAGAGTGCGATCGCCCTTCATAACCAGATCCGTGGCTTCTTTCCCAACTGCGTCACCGAGTTTCGGGATCAGCCCCTCAAAATCCTGCGTACCATTCCTATCCCGCTGCCTAGTGACGACATGCCGGATGAGTTCGCTGGCCTACCGTCCCAACTCGCCTCGTTAGATATTGCTGCTGCCAGCCAAACTAGCCAACTCGGCGATATTGTTGCCATCCTCAAAAAAACCGGCCCCATCGTGCAGACGGGAGCCGGTTGGTTATTGCTGTATCAAGTACAGCCCGCTGGGAAGAAGCCTCAGTCGGGTTGGGACTTTGCCAATGGATCGCGGGTGATGCTGGGCGATCGCTGCCTCTCCCGTGATCTGACTAAAGATTAG
- the acpS gene encoding holo-ACP synthase, whose translation MHIRIGTDIVLISRVRSLFERFGDRFLQRVYTIAEQEEFHRRCAERHPSENAIGFLAGRWAAKEAVVKALGTGWRGVRYTDISIGLQQSGAPAVMLTPTPQTQPWLQGSWQLSLSHDGDYAIATALWSGDLPQESLHAPSGATNPYPSGDV comes from the coding sequence TTGCACATTCGGATTGGCACGGATATCGTTCTCATCTCTCGCGTCAGATCACTGTTTGAGCGCTTCGGCGATCGCTTCCTTCAACGCGTGTATACCATCGCCGAACAAGAGGAATTTCACCGTCGCTGCGCTGAGCGGCATCCTTCGGAGAATGCCATCGGCTTCTTGGCGGGGCGCTGGGCAGCCAAAGAAGCGGTTGTTAAGGCTCTTGGTACCGGATGGCGCGGAGTTCGATACACTGACATTAGCATTGGCCTCCAGCAGAGCGGAGCACCGGCTGTTATGCTGACGCCAACCCCCCAAACCCAACCTTGGCTTCAAGGTAGTTGGCAGCTTAGCCTAAGCCATGATGGCGACTATGCGATCGCCACCGCTCTTTGGAGTGGAGACCTGCCCCAGGAGTCCCTCCATGCCCCCTCGGGGGCTACCAACCCATATCCTTCGGGAGATGTTTAG
- a CDS encoding transcriptional coactivator PipX, whose amino-acid sequence MSTETYLNHPTFGLLFRVCLVDSSQELFATLYAQRLFFVVKTAAGGLQFDPIGRSDARILVENRLRSLRREGALKDYQLLQKIHKQTFQ is encoded by the coding sequence ATGAGCACTGAAACCTATCTTAATCATCCAACCTTTGGACTGCTGTTTAGAGTGTGCCTAGTTGACAGCAGCCAAGAGCTCTTTGCTACGCTATACGCCCAGCGCCTGTTTTTTGTGGTCAAAACGGCAGCCGGCGGCTTGCAGTTTGATCCCATTGGGCGTAGCGATGCCCGTATTCTGGTTGAAAATCGTCTGCGCAGCCTTCGACGGGAAGGAGCCTTGAAAGACTATCAACTGCTCCAAAAAATCCATAAGCAGACGTTCCAATAG
- a CDS encoding carbon dioxide-concentrating mechanism protein CcmK has translation MPQAVGVIEALGFPATLAAADAMLKAGRVTLVYFDKAERGNFYIAIRGSVSEVASAMAAGLEAGEACFGGKIMTHYTVPNPPENIVSVLPIHYTDQVEAFRVY, from the coding sequence ATGCCACAAGCCGTGGGGGTCATTGAAGCGTTGGGGTTTCCAGCAACCTTAGCAGCGGCCGACGCCATGCTCAAGGCAGGGCGCGTGACCTTGGTGTATTTTGATAAGGCAGAGCGGGGAAACTTCTACATTGCCATTCGTGGCAGCGTTTCGGAGGTAGCCTCTGCCATGGCAGCCGGGCTAGAAGCGGGAGAAGCTTGCTTCGGGGGCAAAATTATGACCCACTACACCGTGCCGAATCCGCCGGAAAACATTGTGTCAGTCTTGCCCATCCACTACACCGATCAAGTCGAAGCCTTCCGAGTCTATTAA
- a CDS encoding YggS family pyridoxal phosphate-dependent enzyme: protein MTRLSLSGSLPDRIAQLRQTLPPHVRLVAVTKQKPVEMIRAAYAAGVRDFGENRVQEAEEKQAQLADLPDITWHLLGHLQTNKALKALEHFHWIHSLDSLKLATRLNRLAEERSLRPTVLLQVKFRPDPNKYGWDPLELQSDLPALDQLSHLAIAGMMTIPPLGLSEAETLAVFQDAQQFFQTVQQAGYRNLAFHHLSMGMSDDYPLAIQAGSTVIRLGRVLFGDRP from the coding sequence ATGACTCGGTTGTCCTTGAGCGGCTCTCTACCCGATCGCATAGCCCAGCTTCGCCAAACCCTTCCCCCCCATGTGCGTCTCGTGGCTGTGACCAAGCAAAAGCCGGTCGAAATGATTCGCGCGGCCTATGCGGCTGGGGTGCGAGATTTTGGGGAAAACCGGGTGCAAGAAGCTGAGGAAAAACAGGCCCAGCTCGCCGACTTACCAGACATCACCTGGCATTTGTTAGGGCACTTACAAACCAATAAGGCCCTCAAGGCCCTTGAGCACTTTCACTGGATTCACTCCCTGGATAGCCTCAAGCTAGCGACCCGGCTGAATCGCCTGGCCGAAGAGCGATCGCTCCGTCCTACGGTGCTACTGCAGGTGAAATTTCGTCCGGATCCCAACAAGTATGGCTGGGATCCTTTAGAGCTCCAGTCCGACCTTCCGGCTCTAGATCAACTGTCTCACTTGGCGATCGCTGGCATGATGACCATTCCGCCTTTGGGGCTTTCTGAGGCAGAAACATTGGCCGTATTTCAAGACGCCCAGCAGTTTTTTCAAACGGTGCAGCAGGCGGGGTATCGCAACCTTGCCTTCCACCATCTTTCTATGGGCATGTCTGACGACTATCCCCTAGCTATTCAAGCTGGAAGCACGGTCATTCGCCTCGGCCGCGTGTTGTTTGGCGATCGCCCCTAA
- a CDS encoding carbon dioxide-concentrating mechanism protein CcmK gives MSLSAVGSIETKGFPAVLAAADAMVKAGRVTLVGYIRVGSARFTVNIRGDVSEVKAAMEAGIAAVETVYGGALESWVIIPRPHENVECVLPIAYGDDVAEFRDAVEQPRILGSSFNR, from the coding sequence ATGTCATTGTCTGCGGTTGGATCAATTGAGACGAAGGGATTTCCCGCAGTGCTGGCGGCAGCGGATGCGATGGTGAAAGCTGGGCGTGTCACCTTGGTGGGCTATATCCGGGTGGGAAGTGCCCGGTTTACCGTGAATATTCGTGGAGATGTGTCGGAAGTCAAGGCGGCGATGGAGGCCGGCATTGCTGCCGTCGAAACCGTCTACGGGGGCGCTCTAGAATCTTGGGTGATTATCCCCCGCCCCCACGAAAACGTGGAGTGCGTGCTGCCGATCGCCTACGGTGATGACGTTGCCGAATTCCGGGATGCTGTGGAACAACCGCGCATTCTAGGGTCTTCGTTTAATCGCTAG
- a CDS encoding cell division protein SepF: MNSIFTKLRDFVGLNDPGDYEYEYEEMDSGEEYQNLYQQENKETVAEDSPRRRRLRERSIISSGEIGTSSTMNSAMNNVIGMPGAANGMSEVVVMEPRTFEEMPQVIRALRERKSVVLNLTIMDPDQAQRAVDFVAGGTYAIDGHQERIGESIFLFTPNCVQVSTQAGNLGDLTGAQPQARPVARPTAPTPAWATEAQTRMA; the protein is encoded by the coding sequence GTGAACAGCATATTCACTAAGCTACGAGACTTTGTTGGTCTGAATGACCCCGGAGACTACGAGTACGAGTACGAAGAAATGGATAGCGGTGAAGAGTACCAAAATCTTTACCAGCAAGAAAATAAGGAGACGGTTGCAGAGGACTCTCCGCGTCGCCGTCGCCTGCGTGAACGGTCAATCATTTCATCTGGTGAGATAGGAACAAGTTCCACTATGAACTCTGCTATGAACAATGTGATTGGTATGCCTGGCGCTGCGAACGGAATGTCTGAGGTGGTGGTCATGGAGCCTCGCACCTTTGAGGAAATGCCTCAAGTCATTCGCGCCCTGCGGGAACGCAAGTCGGTGGTTCTTAACCTAACCATCATGGATCCAGACCAAGCTCAGCGAGCCGTTGACTTCGTCGCTGGCGGCACCTATGCCATTGACGGTCATCAAGAGCGGATTGGTGAAAGCATCTTCCTGTTCACACCGAACTGTGTGCAGGTTAGCACCCAGGCCGGCAACCTTGGCGACCTAACGGGAGCTCAGCCCCAGGCTCGTCCAGTTGCTCGCCCCACGGCTCCAACCCCAGCTTGGGCCACGGAAGCACAAACTCGCATGGCATAA